Proteins co-encoded in one Coriobacterium glomerans PW2 genomic window:
- the pyk gene encoding pyruvate kinase, whose amino-acid sequence MYKRTKIVCTMGPACDDDDILRDMIKAGMNVARFNFSHGSYEEHHERIERVRRLSRELNQPIGILLDTKGPEIRTGLLKDHQKISVKTGDKIIVTAAPTTEQNLGDASHISLDHMNLPNEVKPGSMILIDDGIVGLEVESIDGQDIHCVVKNNGEIGERKGVNVPNVEINLPAITERDHEDILFGLNEGIDYIAASFIRDGKAVREIRELCDANGGEHVGIFPKIESALGVENFDEILKESNGIMVARGDLGIEIEPQLVPHIQKEIIAKCNAVYKPVITATQMLDSMIRNPRPTRAEVADVANAIYDGTDAVMLSGESAAGKYPVEAVRMQASIAIETEKFLSAHAELKVPEHSHGTRVINNVVGLSAVNMATTVGARCITLPTTTGRTARLISHFRPNIPIVAFSRHDWAVQQMIMYWGVDPYLASITQMNASETITAAVEAAKERGYLRKDDVTVVTAGDPKTSVTLEDRITSTNVVFVAQVR is encoded by the coding sequence ATGTACAAACGGACAAAAATCGTATGCACGATGGGTCCCGCCTGCGACGACGACGATATCCTTCGCGACATGATCAAGGCGGGCATGAACGTCGCCCGCTTCAACTTCTCTCACGGCTCCTACGAAGAGCACCACGAGCGCATCGAACGCGTTCGCCGGCTCTCGCGCGAACTCAACCAGCCGATCGGCATCCTGCTCGACACAAAGGGGCCAGAGATTCGCACCGGGCTGCTCAAGGATCATCAGAAGATCTCCGTCAAGACCGGCGACAAGATCATCGTGACCGCCGCTCCCACCACCGAGCAGAACCTCGGTGACGCTTCTCACATCTCGCTCGACCACATGAATCTGCCCAATGAGGTCAAACCGGGATCGATGATCCTGATCGATGACGGCATCGTCGGCCTCGAGGTCGAGAGCATCGACGGCCAGGACATCCACTGCGTGGTCAAGAACAACGGTGAGATCGGCGAGCGCAAGGGCGTCAACGTCCCCAATGTCGAGATCAACCTCCCCGCGATCACCGAGCGCGATCATGAGGACATCCTGTTCGGTCTGAACGAGGGCATCGACTACATCGCGGCCTCGTTCATCCGCGATGGCAAGGCCGTGCGCGAGATCCGCGAGCTGTGCGATGCCAACGGCGGCGAGCATGTCGGCATCTTCCCGAAGATCGAGAGCGCCCTGGGCGTGGAGAACTTCGATGAGATCCTGAAGGAGTCCAACGGCATCATGGTCGCCCGCGGGGATCTGGGCATCGAGATCGAACCACAGCTCGTGCCGCATATCCAAAAGGAGATCATTGCGAAGTGCAATGCGGTCTACAAGCCGGTTATCACCGCCACGCAGATGCTCGACTCGATGATCCGCAATCCCCGACCCACCCGCGCCGAGGTGGCCGACGTCGCCAACGCGATCTATGACGGCACAGATGCCGTCATGCTCTCCGGTGAGTCGGCTGCGGGCAAATACCCCGTCGAGGCCGTGCGGATGCAGGCGAGTATCGCGATTGAGACCGAAAAGTTCCTGTCCGCACATGCCGAGCTCAAGGTGCCCGAGCACAGTCACGGCACGCGCGTGATCAACAACGTCGTCGGTCTGTCGGCCGTCAACATGGCGACCACCGTCGGTGCCAGGTGCATCACACTGCCCACGACCACCGGCCGCACGGCGCGCCTCATCTCGCACTTCCGCCCGAACATCCCCATCGTCGCCTTCTCGCGCCACGACTGGGCCGTTCAGCAGATGATCATGTACTGGGGCGTCGATCCCTATCTCGCGTCGATCACGCAGATGAATGCCAGCGAGACCATCACCGCTGCGGTCGAGGCGGCCAAGGAGCGCGGCTATCTGCGCAAGGACGATGTCACCGTCGTCACCGCCGGCGATCCCAAGACCTCGGTCACCTTGGAGGATCGCATCACCTCCACCAACGTGGTCTTCGTGGCACAGGTTCGTTAG
- a CDS encoding glycoside hydrolase family 43 protein: protein MARIPNPIVLQRADPYVIRHEGMYYFTGSHPAYDRIILRKAAHLSDLQTAEEHTIWTKHETGPMSHLIWAPELHRVGGRWYIYFGAAPDDGQSDDTFNHRVFCLENDSADPTGGSWIERGRVDTGMDTFSLDATSFEHDGAQYLVWGQQDLAIEGHSNLYIARMANPWTLATAPVMIAKPEYDWECIRFKVCEGPAVIEHAGRIHITYSASGTGPEYAVGMLTADAGADLLDAASWVKSSTPVFTTNEAAHLFGPGHNSFTVDEDEKTDIMVYHVRTYTEIKGDPLYEPNRQACAKTISWNETTPVLGEPAPMTRWTPVDIAVLPPDGSHA, encoded by the coding sequence ATGGCGCGCATCCCCAACCCAATTGTGCTCCAACGAGCGGATCCTTATGTGATACGACATGAGGGAATGTATTATTTCACCGGATCGCACCCTGCATACGATCGCATCATTTTACGCAAGGCGGCGCATCTGTCAGATCTGCAGACGGCAGAGGAGCACACGATCTGGACAAAACATGAGACCGGTCCCATGAGTCACCTCATCTGGGCCCCGGAGCTGCATCGCGTCGGCGGCCGATGGTACATCTACTTCGGCGCCGCCCCCGACGACGGGCAGAGCGACGACACCTTCAACCATCGGGTGTTCTGCCTGGAGAACGATTCCGCCGATCCGACCGGCGGTTCTTGGATCGAGCGCGGTCGGGTCGATACCGGGATGGACACGTTCTCCCTGGATGCGACGAGCTTCGAGCATGACGGCGCTCAATATCTCGTCTGGGGCCAGCAGGACCTCGCCATCGAGGGCCACTCGAACCTCTACATCGCACGCATGGCGAATCCCTGGACGCTCGCGACGGCACCGGTGATGATCGCCAAGCCCGAGTACGACTGGGAGTGCATCCGGTTCAAGGTGTGCGAGGGCCCGGCGGTCATCGAGCATGCGGGCCGCATCCACATCACCTACTCCGCCTCCGGCACCGGCCCCGAGTACGCCGTCGGAATGCTCACCGCCGACGCCGGAGCGGATCTGCTCGACGCCGCCTCATGGGTCAAATCGAGCACCCCGGTCTTCACGACCAATGAGGCGGCTCATCTGTTCGGGCCGGGGCACAATTCATTCACTGTAGACGAGGACGAGAAGACCGACATCATGGTCTACCACGTGCGCACCTACACCGAGATCAAGGGCGATCCGCTCTACGAGCCGAACCGGCAGGCCTGCGCCAAGACGATCTCATGGAACGAGACCACCCCGGTGCTGGGAGAGCCCGCGCCCATGACGCGGTGGACCCCGGTCGACATCGCCGTGCTGCCTCCGGACGGATCTCACGCATGA